DNA from Caldilineales bacterium:
GCATCCTGGTCGCGGTGCTGATCTGGGCGACCATCCCCTTCGTGATCGACGCCGCCCTGGCCAGCCTCAGCCCCTCGGCCGTGGTCAGCGCCCGCATGTTGCTGGCCGGGGCGGTGATGACAGTTGTCGTCGGCCCGCGCCGCCTGGGGCGGGCTATCCGCCACAACCTGCGCTTCTTCCTCATCCTCTCGCTGTTCGGCTTCGCCCTGCCCAGCCTGATGTATGCCACCGCCCTGCAGACGGTGCCCATCCCGGTGCTGACCTTCGTCGCCAACAGCTACCCCGCCCTGGCCATCGGTCTGGCCGCCATCTTCCTGCACGAGCGGCCCACGCGGCTGCAACTGCTGGGGATGTGCAGCGCCCTGGTCGGGCTGTTCCTGATGTCCGGGATCGGCCCCGGCCAGAGCCTCACGCCGGGCATCGTGCTCGTGCTGCTGACATCGGTCGGCTGGGCCAGCGCCGGCGTGGTGAGCAAGAAGCTGACGGCCCAAGTGGACGCCACCACCATCGTCGCCGGCCGCCATCTGCTTTCGGGGCTGTTCATCCTGCCCTTGCTGCTGGTGCAAGGCCTGCCGGTGGGCGCAGCCGGCCCAACCACCTGGCTGATCCTGGCCGTGTTGGTGGCGATGTCCTTGCTCAGCTTCGAGTTCTACGTCCTGGGCCTGGCCCGCACCAGTGTCACCACGGCCTCGCTGCTGGAGGCACTGACGCCGGTGATCACCTTGCTGATCAGCGTCGTCTTCTTTGGCCAGGGCTTGACCGGGGTGCAGACGGCGGCGGCGGGGCTGGTGTTGTTGGGGACGGTGTTGGCGAGTTTGGAGGCAAAGAAGTAGGGGCGTGGTTGCCACGCCCCTCCCTATCGATAGGTTCGCAATGACATGCGCGTGAAGTGGAACAGGTCGGGAGCCAGACGATGGCGTTTGCGGATCGGGTCCTGGGACACTGGCACCAGCGTGATCGATTCGAGACCCTTGTCCGAGGCGGCCAGCACCCGTTGCAGCGCCTCGGTGATGGTAACGAGTTTGGTCTGTGGGGTCAGGGGATGGGCGGGGCGGCGGTCGAAGCCCCGGCGAGGGCCGGTGGGGATGTCGCAGTGTCCCAGGTCGCCGAAACATTTGCCGTGGCCGAAGATGACGAAGCGGCCGGCGTAACCGCTCTGGGCTGTGCGGGCCATTTTCTCGGTTGCGGCGGGGTTGTTGAGGAAGACGCGCACCTCGTAGGAAAGGTCGCTGTGGTCGACGCCGTCGAAGACCAGGTCGGCGCGGGTGAACTGGCTGTCTTCACCCCGCGGCCAGTACTTCATGCCCAGGACGAGGGCGCCCGGTGCTGGCTGGTGTCCGGCCTGAACGACTTGGTCTTGGTGGGCGGCGTCGTGGCGTTCGTGATGTTCGTGGTGCTCGTGATGGCTGTGGCTGGCGTTCATGGTTCAGGCCTCCCAAACGGTCATTTCCACCGCATAGTCGTAGCCGAGGGCGTTGACGTTCAGGGTGTCGGCCACGGTCATGGCGAAGGGGGTGAGGACGGTATCGAGCAGGTCGGCGCCGGGGTCCACGCCGGGGTGCGCCATCTGCCACAGACGCCAGAGCCGGTCGACCATGGTGTGATGGGCCCAGAAGATGGGGTCATAACCGGCCGCCGGCACCGCCGACATACTGCCTCCCACCCAGACGTGAACGGCGTTGTGGACGTTCTCCATCCGCATGGAGAAATCCTCGAAGGTCGGCGCCGCCAGCACCGATTCCACCGTCGCCCGTCGTGGCAGTTCGTCGGGCGCGTCCGGGTCGCGGCGGGTGCGTGGGGGCGTGCTGCTGGTCAGCACCCCCGGTATCTGCCGGCGAACGTTACGCACCAGCGCCGGCGTCCAGCCAATGGCAGCGTCGAAGAGCGGGTTGGCTTCACCATCGGCCATCGCCGCGCTGAAGGCCGGGGGCAGGCCCTCGCGATGCGAGACCTCCGAGCTCCAGTCCCACCAGGGCAGGGCCACGCCCGGCTCCAGGTCTTGCAGGGCCAATTCCATGAAGTAGAGGTAGGCCCGATGCCAGGGCAGGAAGAGCAGGTTGCCGTGCTGGCAGTCGATCGGCAGGGGCAGCCCGTGCAGGCTGGCGAAGTATTCGTAGCCGCGCTCGTCGTTGATCGCCATTGCCTGGCGGAAGGCGCGGCGCAGGGCGCTGAGGTCGGCGGCGGTGAGGCCGCGGATGTTTTGTCGTATCGCCATGAATAGCCATCCTCCTGGCGAAGGGGGCTTGGGTGGTGTGGGGCGCGCGGATGAACGCGGATGGGCGCAGATGGAGACTCGTGGTGGGCCGATCATAGGGCAGGAGGTGAGGGGCGTCAAGAGGAGGCGCGAGAGGGCAAGGGCGGAGGGGACGCGGTCCTGGCGCGCATCCGCGCCAATTCGGCGCGGTCGGAGGCCAAATCGGGTTGGCCGGTGGCTTCATCGAGCGCCACGACCACCACGGTTCCAGGTGCGACGCATCTCCGAGATGCGTCGCACCTGCGCCTGCAACCCGCCTGTGCTATACTCCGATCATCCTGAATGGCCCCTGAGCCATCTTTACGGACATCCACCATGGTCACAGCCGTCAGAACTGCCCCCGCCCCGCCCCTCAGCCTGCCCCCGCGCCTGGCTTTTGTCCTCACCCAACTCGCGCCTACGCCCGACCCCGAACTGGCCCTGCGCAAGGTGCTGACCGAGTACATCGATCTGAAAATCGCCGCCCACCAGTCCGAGATCGACCGCTTCGAGGCCAAATGGGGCATGGACTTCGCGCGCTTTGCTCAGGCCAGGGCTGATGACACCCTCGGTGTCGATCCTTACTCCTTTCCCGTCGAGAGCGATTTCTGGGACTGGGAGGCAGCCACGACCTTGCTCGACCACTTCAGCGCCTTGCGAAATCAGTGGATATAGCTGCCTTTCTGGCCGAATTCGAACAGGCGACCGCGGAAGCTGGCTATTTTGAACGCGTCCTCCTTGACGTGATCGAAGATGTTGCCAGGGGTCGCGGTTTCCTACGGGCTGGCATGTTTTTGAGCTTCTATTTCAATGGGCGTACCCAGACGCTTGCATTTGCACTGATAGAAGGCAATGAGCGGCTTTGGGGCATCGACCGTGACAACTTCGTTGGTTGGCATCGCCACCCACTTGGTGCAACAGAACGTCATGATCCCATTTCTCCCATGTCGGTGAGCGAGATCGTTCAGGAACTGACCGAGGTAGTGAACACCTTTCTCTGATGGACAGAGCATCTTGGATCGAAAGACATATTTGTGGCGCCGCCTCTCTTGACAAAGCTGAACTGGCAGGCCTTGACCGCCTATGAACCGCTCCGACCTCACCTCCTACCTCGACTCCTTCCTCAACCTGGCCGCTATCCCCGATTACGGACCCCAGGGCTTGCAAGTCGAGGGCCGGGAGGAATTGCATACCTTGGCCGTAGGTGTGGACGCCGCCCATCCCGCATCCCGACGACGCATCGTACCCGCCCCTGAAACCCGCCTGTGTTATACTCCGATCAGATCGATCTTCAAGGAAGTTGATAGTACATGGCGAAGCCCGCTCCCCGACTTGACTCCCACACCCTGCCGGAGATCCTTGTTCAGGACATCAAGGCAGTTGCGCTTCGCGTCTCGCCCGGCGCCGAAATCGTGCTCTTTGGTAGTCGTGCAAGAGGCGATGCGCGACCTGAGTCCGACTATGATCTCCTTTTCCTGGCCCAACAACCGCTCACGCCGATGCAGCAAGAAACGCTCAACGATGCGCTCTACGAGATCGAACTCCGACACGGCATCGTGATATCGTCTATCATAATCGATCGATCCAGATGGGAGACACCACGCCACCGCGTAACGCCCCTCCATCAGCACATCGACCGCGAAGGCATCGTTTTGTGAACCGCTCCGACCTCGTTTCCTACCTCGACGCCCTCCTCAACCTGGCCGCCATCCCCGACTACGGACCCCAGGGCTTGCAAGTCGAGGGCCGAGAGGAAGTACACACCCTGGCCGTGGGTGTGGACGCCGCCCATCCCACCATCGATGGCGCCCTGGCTGCCGGCGCCGACCTGCTGCTCGTCCACCACGGCATCTTCTGGGGCGAGGCCAGGCGCATCGCTGGCGCCTTCGGCCACAAAGTGCGCAAGCTGATCCGGGCCGATCTCAACCTCTATGCCGCCCACCTGGCCCTCGACCTGCACCCCACCCTGGGCAACAACGCCGAACTCTGCCGGCTGCTGGGGCTGCACCCCACCGGCTCCTACTTCGCCTACAAGGGCGTGGACGTGGGCCTCATCGCCGAGCCGGTGGCCGCGACCACCTTCGCCGAACTGGCCGCCGCCTTCGCCGGGGCGCTGCAACCGCCGTTGCTGGTCGATGCCTCTGGCCCAGAGCGCGTGCGGCGGGTGGCTGTCTGTTCGGGCGACGCCAGCCGCAGCCTGGAGGAGGCGGGGCGGCTGGGCTGCGACCTGCTGATCACGGGTGAGCGCGACTACACCATGGCCCACGTCGCCGCTGAATTGGGCATGAATGTGATCTACGGCGGCCACTACGCCACCGAGACCTTGGGGGTGCAGGCCCTGGCCCGGCATCTGCACGAGCAGTTCGGGCTGGCTTGGGTGTTCGTGGACGTGCCGATTGCGCAGTAGGGCGGACTTGCACTATAGAAGTCAGTGCCTTATTATACGTGTATTACACGTATCCAAGAGGTGATCTATGCAAAAGAAACTCACCCTTACCATTGACGAAGGGGTGTACGACGGCCTGCATCGCAGAATCGGGCGTGGCTCCATCAGTCAATTCATCGAGGCCCTCGTGCGTCCCTATGTTATCGATGCCGATTTGGACGCTGCTTATCGCGAAATGGCAGCCGATCAAGCGCGCGAAGCCGAAGCTGAAGAATGGATCGAAGCTCTGATAGGAGATGTCTGGAATGAAACGAGGTGAGATTTGGTGGGTAGATTTCGATCCTTCCGTGGGCGGTGAGATTCGCAAACAGCGGCCAGCCGTGATTGTTAGCAACGACGCAGCCAACAAGCACCTGAATCGAGTTCAAGTCGTACCGTTGACCACCAAGGTTGAACGCGTTTTTCCAAGCGAAGCGTTGATTCTCGTGCAAGGCAAGGCTCACAAGGCTTTGGCCGATCAACTCACGACGGTGAGCAAACTCCGATTGAGCGATCGGTTGGGGCAGATTTCGGTGGCGGACATGAACAAGTTGGAGCGAGCGATCAAGACGCAGTTGGACTTGTAGCGGCTCTTGTCCCGTTTTGTCTTTCCAGACTCTCTGATCGACCCACATGAAATTCGACGCCGCCCTCGTCGCTGACGACACCCAGCAAATCCTGGCCGCTGCCGCTGCCGCCGAGGGCCTGGGCTTCGATTGCCTGTGGGCGTCCGAGACCAACCATGACCCCTTTCTCCAGCTTGCCCTGGCCGCCGAATACACCACCACCCTGCATGTGGGCACCGCCATCGCCGTCGCCTTCGCCCGCAGCCCCATGCACACCGCCTATGTGGCCTGGGACCTGGCCCGCTACAGCCAGGGTCGCTTCATCCTCGGCCTGGGCACGCAGATCCAGGCCCACATCGAGCGCCGCTTTGCCATGCCCTGGGGCCAGCCCGCCGCCCGGCTGCGCGACTACATCCTGGCCCTGCGCCACATCTGGGCGGCCTGGCAGGACGGTGGCCGCCTGAACTACCGCGGCGAGTTCTACAAACTGACCTTGATGGCGCCCTTCTTCGACCCCGGCCCCATCGCCCACCCGGCCATCCCCATCTACATCGCCGGCGTCAACCGCCTGTTGTGCGAACTGGCCGGCGAACTGTGCGACGGTTTTCACGTCCATCCCTTCCACACCCCCCGCTACCTGACCGAGAACATCCGGCCCTGGCTGGCGGCGGGCGCCGGCAAGACCGGCCGGAGCCTGGAACAGGTGGAAATAAGCGCCACCGTCTTTGCCGTGGTGGGCGATAGCGAGGAAGAACGGACCGCCACCCGCGCCGCCATCCGCCAGCAGATCAGCTTCTACGCCTCCACCCCCTCCTACCGGCCGGTGCTGGACCTGCACGGCTGGGGCGACCTGAGCGAGCAGTTGGGCCGGCTGGCCGTGCGCCAGCGCTGGGACGAGATGCCGGCCTTGATCAGCGACGAGATGGTCGAGGTCTTTGCCGTGCAAGGGACCTGGGCCGAGATCGGCCCCGCCATCCGGCGGCGCTATGGCGGGCTGATCGACCGCGTCACCCTCTACCTCCCCTTCCGTCCGGGCGAGCGCGACGGCAGTTGGCGGCGGGCGCGGGCCGGTTTGCGCGGACCGACCGGCGACTAATCGGCGCCGTTGGCCTGGGGTTGGTCGCTGAAGCCCGCGACCAGAGAAGGC
Protein-coding regions in this window:
- a CDS encoding DMT family transporter, whose amino-acid sequence is MRARPQSRGLISILVAVLIWATIPFVIDAALASLSPSAVVSARMLLAGAVMTVVVGPRRLGRAIRHNLRFFLILSLFGFALPSLMYATALQTVPIPVLTFVANSYPALAIGLAAIFLHERPTRLQLLGMCSALVGLFLMSGIGPGQSLTPGIVLVLLTSVGWASAGVVSKKLTAQVDATTIVAGRHLLSGLFILPLLLVQGLPVGAAGPTTWLILAVLVAMSLLSFEFYVLGLARTSVTTASLLEALTPVITLLISVVFFGQGLTGVQTAAAGLVLLGTVLASLEAKK
- a CDS encoding tyrosinase family protein, whose translation is MAIRQNIRGLTAADLSALRRAFRQAMAINDERGYEYFASLHGLPLPIDCQHGNLLFLPWHRAYLYFMELALQDLEPGVALPWWDWSSEVSHREGLPPAFSAAMADGEANPLFDAAIGWTPALVRNVRRQIPGVLTSSTPPRTRRDPDAPDELPRRATVESVLAAPTFEDFSMRMENVHNAVHVWVGGSMSAVPAAGYDPIFWAHHTMVDRLWRLWQMAHPGVDPGADLLDTVLTPFAMTVADTLNVNALGYDYAVEMTVWEA
- a CDS encoding nucleotidyltransferase domain-containing protein — its product is MAKPAPRLDSHTLPEILVQDIKAVALRVSPGAEIVLFGSRARGDARPESDYDLLFLAQQPLTPMQQETLNDALYEIELRHGIVISSIIIDRSRWETPRHRVTPLHQHIDREGIVL
- a CDS encoding Nif3-like dinuclear metal center hexameric protein — encoded protein: MNRSDLVSYLDALLNLAAIPDYGPQGLQVEGREEVHTLAVGVDAAHPTIDGALAAGADLLLVHHGIFWGEARRIAGAFGHKVRKLIRADLNLYAAHLALDLHPTLGNNAELCRLLGLHPTGSYFAYKGVDVGLIAEPVAATTFAELAAAFAGALQPPLLVDASGPERVRRVAVCSGDASRSLEEAGRLGCDLLITGERDYTMAHVAAELGMNVIYGGHYATETLGVQALARHLHEQFGLAWVFVDVPIAQ
- a CDS encoding type II toxin-antitoxin system PemK/MazF family toxin, coding for MKRGEIWWVDFDPSVGGEIRKQRPAVIVSNDAANKHLNRVQVVPLTTKVERVFPSEALILVQGKAHKALADQLTTVSKLRLSDRLGQISVADMNKLERAIKTQLDL
- a CDS encoding TIGR03617 family F420-dependent LLM class oxidoreductase, which codes for MKFDAALVADDTQQILAAAAAAEGLGFDCLWASETNHDPFLQLALAAEYTTTLHVGTAIAVAFARSPMHTAYVAWDLARYSQGRFILGLGTQIQAHIERRFAMPWGQPAARLRDYILALRHIWAAWQDGGRLNYRGEFYKLTLMAPFFDPGPIAHPAIPIYIAGVNRLLCELAGELCDGFHVHPFHTPRYLTENIRPWLAAGAGKTGRSLEQVEISATVFAVVGDSEEERTATRAAIRQQISFYASTPSYRPVLDLHGWGDLSEQLGRLAVRQRWDEMPALISDEMVEVFAVQGTWAEIGPAIRRRYGGLIDRVTLYLPFRPGERDGSWRRARAGLRGPTGD